A segment of the Panicum hallii strain FIL2 chromosome 1, PHallii_v3.1, whole genome shotgun sequence genome:
AACACGCAAGGGGGGGACGGGAAAGACGCCGACGCGATGACAGACGCACACGACACGCGCGGCCAGGCACGGCCAACCACAGCGGACGCCGCCGGCCAGCCTACACCGGCAGCGACGACTAAAACACGGAGAAGAAAACACAACTCGGAACGAACTGCCCAAAGCTCGCCGCCATGGTCCAtggacacacacacacactacaCTGACAAATCCGCCTACTTGTAGTTGATGGGCACCTGTAGCAATGGCACTGCAGTAGGCCGTCTCAACTGTGCCCAAATGCTCTCTTTCCTGCCTAAAGACTGATGACTAACCATAGATAGGTGGATGGGGACTTGGTAGGGCGATTACCATCTTCTCTTCCTGACTTTCTCCTCCCATTCCTGCGGCAAGCACGGGCGATCATCTTGGCTCTGCAAGCAGCAGCTAGAACTTGTTGTTATACCAGAAGACGCCCTTGCGGTCCTCGGGCTCGACGTAGATGCACTCCCTGGCCTCGCGCCAGGTCGCCTTGGCGACGGGCGTGGGGTCGAACTGGTAGTACTCGCCAAGGATGGGCTTGATCGCCTTGGTCGCCTCCATGGCGTGGTAGTGCGGCATGGTGGAGAAGAGGTGGTGCGCGACGTGCGTGTCCGTGATGTTGTGAAACACGCGGTTGAGGATGCCGTAGTCGCGGTCCATGGTGGCCAGCGCCCCGCGCAGCCAGTCCCACTCGCTCGAGTCGTAGTGGGGGAGCGCTGGGTGGGTGTGCTGCAGGTAGGTGATGAGCACCAGCCACGCGTTCACGATCAGCAGCGGCACGGCGTAGACGCGCACCACCCACCAGAACCCGAACGTCGCCGCCAGCTTGTACAGCCCGAACGACACGGCCATGACGCCGGCGTCGGAGATGAAGATCTGGGCGCGCTCCCGGTCGTTGTAGATCGGACCGTAGGGGTCGTAGTGGCAGGCGAAGCGCGGGTACGGGCGCCCCGACGCGTTGGTGGTCAGGTACAGCGGCCACCCCAGGGTGAGCTGCACGACGATGTGCAGAAGCCGGCCGACGGGGTTGTTGTACACGTACGGGGTGTACCACGGCAGCGCTTCCTTCTTCTTGGGGACGAACACCTCGTCACGCTCCAGGGAGCCGGTGTTGGAGTGGTGGCGCCGGTGGCTGTACTTCCACGAGAAGTACGGCACCATCAGCGACGAGTGCAGCACCAGGCCGACGACGTCGTCCAGGAGCGAGTAGTCCGAGAAGGCGTGGTGGCCGCACTCGTGCGCGATGACCCACACGCCGGTGCACACGCAGCCCTGCGCGATCCAGTAGAGCGGCcaggcggcgaggtggagcgggCTCGGGAGGGCCGGGACGATGACCAGCGCGAAGTACAGAAGCGCCGCGACGATGACCAGGTCGTGGACCACGTAGGAGAAGGACTTGATGATGGAGCGCTCGAAGCAGTGCGGCGGGATGGCCTTCTTGATCTGACCCAGCGTGAACGGCGGCTTGTCCACCGGCGAGCGCTGCattgccgcgccgccgccggcacggCCGAGCTGCTCCTGCTTCTCCCGCTCCTTCTCCGTCATCCTGCCGCCGGCACCCATTTTGCTGCAGGGGAAAAAACATAGACGATCAGCCGACAAGATCACATTAAAATATGCCCAGGCAAGTGTGAATCAAGAACAATTTTGTAATGAACCCATCCGAAACTGTCATGAACCAAAAATATCTAGCAAGCTGGCACTTACTATTGGCTTAGATTCTGCGAGTGCATGAACCACAcataaaaaggaaaaaaaaatgcaCGGCACGAGGACGTCTCTTTCCACAAAGGTGGCGGGTGCCGGGCATGATGCGATGCGATGCGATGCTTTCTCTTGGCTAAACATGATTAAAAAATATTCCCACGTGACATAGGATAACAGGATGGGATAGCATCGATCGCAGCAGCATGTGCGAGCCCAATGGCATCCGCGACAAACTTGCTCAGAATTCAGATTCGCTTTCAGAGTGTATCATGAGTTCACATGCCCTGCTTCAGATCTGCCTAATAACGCTATAATTCTGAATTACCAACAAAACTAGTAAAATTAAAAAGGTTTACGCCAAGACCAGGATGGTAAAAAAACCATGGTAAATCGATTGAATAAGTGGAAAGTAGATTTAAGGCTTATTCACTTGTGATGTTACGTGCCACTAACTAATAATCCTATACGATCCCCTCAAGAAACACATGTGATGCGCTGCACAAGCGCACATAATTGGACGGCTTGCTTTGTCAAAGTAATAATGAACCCCAGGAAAGCAGCACGCAGAAGAGATTGCAAGCATCAGAAGCGTGCGGGGAAGAGATTCATGGCAAGGTGGGACGAAAGAAAATGGTACCTCATCTGAATATCTGATATGATAAGGTCATCACATCCTACCACACTCATTGGATGGTCAAATCTAAGCTATCCAATGACCATCCAGCAGCAATGCCCTGTACGAGTGGTCAGTTTTGACAAGCTAGCAAATCTGAACTCTAAAGTCcttataaaaaaaaagaaatctgAAGACTCTCATCTTTCTATGCACCTACCATTCAGGGCTCAGAGACAGCTAGTACTCATCTGCGCGCGCGCCTATTCACGGCGAGCTATTGAACAGTGGTTGACACCAAGGAACATCCACTAAATGTCAATgccaaaaaaaaatgaaaggATTTCAGTTTTTAGTCTTTCTGCTTCATCAAATTTGTAACGCCAAAACCTTGGTAGTGCGGTACCCACTAATGGTTATGGTGCATTGGTGCACAGCTAGACATGTGCCCCACAAGGTGTGCTCGGATGCTGTCTGCCCCCCTTGGCAAAAATGATACGAGCGTGTCCTCTCGGACCGGCCAACCATGCCGTCCTGATGGAGACAATTCAGATCCGCTGAAGGAGACTCGGCTGTGCTGATCCTACGCATTAAACCTGACAAGACGAGTGCGCCCGACTGATTTGGATCCCTAACTTTCTGATTGGACCGCGGGAGCGAGACAAACGTGCAAATCGGCTGGCATGGCCATCTCCTAGCATAGTAGAGAGCATCAGAGCACCAGCATGGCACAATGGCAGCATCAGGGCACAGCAAGTCGCAGGCCAGGCCAAGGTGAAGGACCAGTTACCGGAGGGCCCTTGCAGGCTTCAAACCAAACCTCACACGCGCCCAGATCTGCTGATCCACGCCCCTGGACACTTGTCCGAGTCCAGCTACGGCTGGGAATTTTTGTTACACAATTTCCAAAGAGGAAATCGGCGCGCCGGGCCATCATGTGGGCCCGGGATTCGGTGCCACCCCTGACCGCCCTGCCGGCCTCGCAGGCGCCTTGTACCGTTGCGCAGACACAGCGGCAGAGGCCTGACGCACGCCgcacaatttcatactgcacgCTGCTCGCCATTGTCTGTAGCAGTGAGGCGGGGTAGGTGAATCTTTTTTTCTATATCCCGGTTTTGGCCCTACGTGGGGGAGGAAGAGACAATCGCCACCGTCCAGATGCATCCAACGGAATCTGACGGCGGCACGTCGTTAATCACTATGCGTTTTCCTAGGTCAAGAGCCACCGtacgcgccggccggccgccagcCCCGGAGCGGCGTGACTGAGATGGAAAGAAATGCACCCTATTTTATTTTTTCTATTCAAGTTCCTACCCCCTCGGTTCCTCGAGCACGAGAAAGCGTATGCCTTTTCTCCATCCGGAAAAATAGTGTTTCTTTATGCCAGAAACGTGACCAAAGCAACATGTTGCTTCGCCGAAACGTCGATTGCACATGCCGAAAGGTCAATTCTGGAGTGCAGTCATCGCCAACTCGGAGCTTAGCTCATCGGTCATCAGTAAATAATCAGAGCAGCTGACCATCGAATGCAGAGAGCATCATTGCAGCCAGTGCAGCGACGCCCAACATGGAGGGGCCTAAAGCCGAAAGGAGGGCTGCCTTTggaggcaaaaaaaaaaatcatctaAAGGTTGCTGCTTTCCTCCACCGGATTAACGGGAACTGCGAAAAGCTTGTGGGCGAAAGGTGACATGTCAGGTTTCCCAAAACGAGTGGTAACGGCACGAGGGGGCCGGAGATCATGGTCCCGTAGCACGGGGAAATATCTCAGGAGCGGCATGGGCGCATGGCTCGCTGAATCCCACATGGCTCACTGAATCCCACAGGCTACAGATCTGATGAGAAACAAGCGCGCTTCGTCACGAATCATTCGCGCCAATCTACATCGGAAGGCCTCACGGGAGCCCGCCGGTGAGATCGACGTCGAGCTCGAACGGCCGGCGCCGCGGCGAACTACCGCATCCCCATTACATACCCCAAACCGGACGCTACGGATCGACGCCGCCCGCCAACGCCGGCGCGAGCGGGTTCGGCCGGCGGATCGCCGGCGAACCAACCGGCAGCATGTCCCCGAGCAACACCGCCCCCCCAAAACCAAACTCCGGACAAACGAAAGCGCAACCGATTCCTTCCTCACCAGTCCACACCGAATCGGAGCAATCTATGAAACAGTGGCAAGGGGGGAATTAATCGAGGAAGGCGAATGCGGTGGGCACCTGAGACCGAGGAGGACGGCACGCCGGGTCGGAGCAGATCGGGCTGGCGCCTGTCCCCtctcttcccctcctctcctgGAGAGGAAAACGAGTGGTGGTGTGGGTGCAGGGATTTCAGGGGGGAGGAGgagcctggccgcctccgattCCGCCGGGGGAGAGGCGCTATTTAAAAGCGCCCCCGCACCCCTTCCGCCGCTGCGCCGCAAGCCCCAGAGCCTCCCTGGCGGGTGGGCCCGCGGTTCTGGCCAGGTGGGGCGCACCAACCCACGTCGGCGAGGCGAGGGGGGAAATCTGGCCCCCCGTACACGTGGAGCGCCCTGTTTCGCTGGCTCCCGGCTGGGCGTGACCCGGatcgcgcggcggcgggcgcgggccgTCCGTGGCGCGCATCCGACGGTCGGGCTCGGCCCAGGGCAACCGGGGACGACGACAGGAGATATAGTACTCCTCGGATCTCCTGTGTTCTCTCGTGAAACCATTGGTTTCGCAAAAGAAATCGCCGCTTGATCATCACTTCCTTTTTCCTCAAGGcttttttgttttattttctCTCTCAAGATTTATAATGGGTCATGCGGCGTCACCTGGTGGCCATTGAGCTACACGTATCATTTGATATTTTTGCAGCTACCAGTCAGCCCAAACCGTGTTTGGTATGGTCGTATGGAGCTTTCAAAAGAAGGAATCCCAGTTAGATATACGGTTGGTCTAGCTGCACACACGTACTTCCTACATGTTTGCACAGACCAAGCCATGCCCCTATTATAGTAAGGCTGCTACATTAGCCGTGCGGTCCTCGCGCAGAGGGAACCGAGCTCGCCAGCCAACGTGAGCACGTGATGGCGTGCCTCGAACTGGATCGGAAGGCATCGAGACGAAGCAGATCGATCGCGCGCGCCCATGGGCCATGCCCGAGAGAGATCCCGTCGACCTCCAGCTCTGCGCGATCCTTGGGAGGTCGGCATCCTCGTCGGCCCTCGGGCAATCCGCCCGCTCCTGTTCTCACCGGCGCCGAAGCAAACACCGCGGATCATTCCGTCAGAAAATTCAGAGCGCCTGATGGTGATCGGAACCCCCCGATGATAACACCGGCGCGAGCGCCAGAATATGCTGCGGCGAGGTGCAGGGATGCGAAAAGGAAACCCTCCTCTGCTAAGTAATtaacctttctttctttctttttttttgttaccGGACGATGGCAGTGCGTGACTGCTCGTCGACATCGAACTCCATACACTCCGCGCGCGGCCGGACAAGGTCATCGCGGAGTTATTATATGTAGCATCCAGTTTGTCTGCAACTTGTACGCATCATGCGGCGCAACTTGCCATACACTACGACCACCCACcaccacacacacgcacacgcaGCCTACCACGACCGCATGTACCTCGCCGCTGTACTGCCCATCAACCAGCCACTACTTGTGTCACGAAAATTCGCATCGGCAGTGTCGGCTGTGCTACATGTACATGCAGAGATTCTTGTCTTGTGCTTGTGCAGCTTCAATTCCTGTGATTTTTTGGCTGATCTGATCttgcattttttttaaaaaaaaacgcTGATCTTGCATTGCATTGCATTGCATATGATGCGGGGTAACACGTTCGGTCGGTAGTGCAACACCGGTTGCCACCCACAGTGTCGAGCGGCGGAAACAGGGAGCGAGGCGTGGCGTTTTACAGCCCGTGACGGGGGTCCAGCATGTGCCCGATGTGATCTACAGAGACGGGTCACGAGGCATGCAGGAGTTAGCCCATGGATTTAGGTGGCTAACCGGGCAACTGGTTGGAAAAAATCACGCAGGATCTGGCGAACTCTCGCACGGATCGATGATGGGTGTTTTTTTCTCCAGATGGCCGGCCGGGCAGTACCGGGCAGAGGCTCAGAGCCAGCTTCAGCACGCAGTACGGTGCGAGCGGTTGAATTGAAGCCCTGGAGAAAGTCGTGCTGGCAACTATTATGCATGGTTTCTTCAGGGTTTGGTGCGCGTCGTTCATCAACCTAACGCCGTAACGCGTGCGTGCACGGTGCATAGTCGACCGGAGAGGGGCGGATCGGAGCAAGCCGTACCACGAGCAGGCACGAAGAAGCCAAGAAGGCGTTGCTTGGTCAGTGAACTGCACGCGAAGGCCTGGCCGTAGGCTGCCTATACATGCAAGGACTGTGCTATCCCTTTTCTATCCATGTGTTTTATTTCTTTCTTGCGTTTGGCTATGTTCTCGAACGTTAGTGTGGAAAGCCAACGTTCGGCTCTGTGGCACGCCGTTACTCTGCTAGAGACATGCAATTTTCgttttgcttttttttttggttcTATGGAATTCATGTGGCTGGCCTTTGCTCCCTGATGTAGTTGAAAATGTTTGAACCCAGAATTCGCACTCTCTTTGGAGACAGAGGGAGAGGAGACATAATCTGAAAAAAAAACAGCtacagcagcagcagtttgggCCGCTATACATGGTTGGCGGTGGCGCGCAATGCATCCATATCATCAATGTACTCGGGAATGTTTGCAGCCAATCACACACGTTCGAAGGATCGGCAAAGAAACCAAAGATGCGATTGGTTTCCCGTTTCCGTTGCAAAAAGAAGAAGATGCAATTGGTTTCAGTACTCCAAATGCAAGAGCCACGTAACTGTGGCAGGGAAAGGCGTCCAGGCTCCCACAAGCCGATGTGTGCGTCCTGCAGCCGCGAGGAGAAACTCAAGACAGACCACAAACATGCGATGGTCCAGCCCTTCTGATCCAAAACGATTCTACAGCCAGCTCAAAAGAAACAAAGGAAAACGATGCTAGCGATCTTGCTGATTTGAAGGATTGGTTGGATTCTCCAACATTTTCTTTTGTCCCAGTACTTCACAACAATGCATGTTTATTTTGAGGCAATGCAGATGCAGCATTCTGCAATGTCTGTTTTGTCTGCAATTCTGCATTCAGTTTTGATTCGTGTCCTCCGTGCAGTGGGATGAGAGATTGCGCCATGCTCTCCGGGCTCCCTTGGTTTCCTCCGTTCTCGGGTGTCTGTTGTCATTGTGCCTGTGATGATGTGTGTTCCCCATGCCTTTCATCT
Coding sequences within it:
- the LOC112886426 gene encoding fatty acid desaturase DES2, whose translation is MGAGGRMTEKEREKQEQLGRAGGGAAMQRSPVDKPPFTLGQIKKAIPPHCFERSIIKSFSYVVHDLVIVAALLYFALVIVPALPSPLHLAAWPLYWIAQGCVCTGVWVIAHECGHHAFSDYSLLDDVVGLVLHSSLMVPYFSWKYSHRRHHSNTGSLERDEVFVPKKKEALPWYTPYVYNNPVGRLLHIVVQLTLGWPLYLTTNASGRPYPRFACHYDPYGPIYNDRERAQIFISDAGVMAVSFGLYKLAATFGFWWVVRVYAVPLLIVNAWLVLITYLQHTHPALPHYDSSEWDWLRGALATMDRDYGILNRVFHNITDTHVAHHLFSTMPHYHAMEATKAIKPILGEYYQFDPTPVAKATWREARECIYVEPEDRKGVFWYNNKF